The following are encoded together in the Cyanobacterium aponinum PCC 10605 genome:
- a CDS encoding 6-pyruvoyl trahydropterin synthase family protein, which produces MECIVNRRAKFSASHRYWLPELSEAENQQRFGANSRFPGHGHNYVLYVSLIGELDKYGMVQNLSEVKKVIKEEVTSQLDYSYLNDTWAEFQQTLPTTENIAKVIWERLSPHLPLVDIQLYEHPQLWVNYQGNNMEATLTVQTHFSAAHRLALPELSLEENTEIYGKCARVNGHGHNYHLEVSVTGEMDARTGMIVDLGELQKAINDYVVEPFDHTFLNKDIPYFADVVPTAENIAVYIAQLLKDPIASLGVELDKVKLIESPNNSCEIYCRKGVLNQSPANHQVALV; this is translated from the coding sequence ATGGAATGTATCGTCAATCGTCGAGCGAAATTCAGTGCCAGTCATCGCTATTGGTTGCCTGAGTTATCAGAAGCGGAAAATCAACAGCGTTTCGGTGCAAATAGTCGTTTTCCGGGGCATGGACACAATTATGTCTTGTATGTTTCTCTTATCGGGGAATTAGACAAGTATGGAATGGTACAGAATTTATCTGAAGTCAAAAAAGTTATTAAGGAAGAAGTAACTAGCCAATTAGATTACAGCTATCTTAATGATACTTGGGCAGAATTTCAACAAACTTTACCAACCACAGAAAATATTGCTAAGGTGATATGGGAGCGTTTATCGCCTCATTTACCACTGGTTGATATACAACTATACGAACATCCTCAACTTTGGGTTAATTATCAAGGAAATAATATGGAAGCTACTTTAACTGTTCAAACTCATTTTAGTGCCGCTCATCGTTTAGCTTTACCTGAATTAAGTTTAGAAGAAAATACCGAAATTTATGGTAAATGCGCACGTGTTAATGGTCATGGACATAATTATCATTTAGAAGTGTCAGTAACGGGAGAAATGGATGCTCGTACTGGTATGATTGTGGACTTAGGGGAGTTACAAAAAGCCATTAATGATTATGTAGTTGAACCTTTTGATCATACTTTTCTTAATAAGGATATTCCATATTTTGCTGATGTTGTACCTACGGCGGAAAATATTGCTGTATATATTGCTCAATTATTAAAAGATCCGATCGCATCTTTAGGGGTAGAACTAGATAAAGTTAAATTGATTGAAAGTCCTAATAATTCCTGTGAAATTTACTGCCGCAAAGGGGTTTTAAATCAGTCACCAGCAAACCATCAAGTAGCCCTTGTTTAG
- a CDS encoding TonB family protein encodes MTTIKNLEKPTIAFNQIIREINWALLASITVHGIFFTLIFPRWYAQGNSNSSNGLTNTPIIELNSLEQTRLPNLNPSNSLDWNSLNPLPEIDNFNGLTIPVPPLESLENSGFDLPPLDGGMMYQDFSALPPPPPASISNFSTAPIPQTSLQFETNSTAPLDLPPPPPINQKSLANLPPIPQDKIDQITEKNNSNTSTSSPFKQTDVPVNQILDAERQAEIRRQLFANSPIEVTVNPRDVINNRDNKTDVKDSSNPDNNLPVKLENQFNNLTDKLAPNPENTSDEEARKNYIAWAKNVQNVNPKEITIVGAYPKDACVKKLEGTTTYGVVVNSMGNVVDTQLIKSSGYNLFNEQALKQINARQFENTGNGNIPYHVYVNFQYDTKVCPSVSLSNLGNVPQSSPQPSSNPNPVKPNNVKPATPNNVKDSPSNSQPSSEKTPVKKENSNNPQIKQPTTVNKLSTPTNSAEVLLKPNPETKKTTTPPKLPPIIENPSKKDSQAPSPSAREIINPSVNSSGEKEQEKKSPENEVIIKEKDPVSSPE; translated from the coding sequence ATGACTACCATTAAAAATTTAGAAAAACCAACCATTGCTTTTAATCAAATTATCAGGGAAATTAACTGGGCGTTATTAGCTTCAATTACAGTCCATGGGATTTTTTTCACCCTCATCTTTCCCAGATGGTATGCTCAAGGTAACTCTAATAGTTCTAATGGTTTGACCAATACCCCGATTATAGAATTAAATTCTTTAGAACAAACTCGTCTGCCCAATTTAAACCCCTCCAACTCGTTAGATTGGAATAGTCTTAACCCCTTACCAGAAATAGATAATTTCAACGGTTTAACAATTCCTGTACCCCCTTTAGAAAGTTTGGAGAATAGTGGTTTTGATTTACCGCCACTAGATGGAGGAATGATGTATCAGGATTTTTCTGCCTTACCTCCCCCTCCTCCTGCCTCAATTAGTAACTTTTCCACCGCCCCTATCCCTCAAACATCTTTACAGTTTGAAACTAATTCGACTGCTCCCTTAGACTTACCGCCACCACCACCCATTAATCAAAAATCCCTTGCTAATTTACCACCAATTCCCCAAGATAAAATTGATCAAATAACTGAAAAAAATAACTCTAACACATCCACATCTTCTCCTTTTAAGCAGACAGATGTTCCCGTTAATCAAATTCTTGATGCGGAAAGACAAGCAGAAATCAGAAGACAATTATTTGCAAATTCTCCCATTGAAGTTACGGTTAACCCCAGAGATGTGATAAATAATCGAGATAATAAAACCGATGTTAAAGATTCATCAAATCCTGACAATAACTTACCCGTTAAGCTGGAAAATCAATTTAATAATCTAACTGACAAATTAGCCCCAAATCCAGAAAATACCAGCGATGAGGAAGCCAGAAAAAATTATATTGCATGGGCGAAAAATGTCCAAAACGTTAATCCGAAAGAAATTACTATTGTTGGTGCATATCCGAAAGATGCCTGTGTTAAAAAACTAGAAGGCACTACCACTTACGGTGTTGTGGTTAACTCTATGGGTAATGTGGTTGACACTCAACTGATTAAAAGTTCTGGATATAACTTGTTCAATGAACAAGCCTTAAAACAAATTAATGCCCGACAATTTGAAAATACTGGTAATGGTAATATTCCTTATCATGTTTATGTTAATTTTCAATACGATACAAAAGTATGTCCTTCTGTTTCATTGTCTAATTTGGGTAATGTTCCCCAATCTAGTCCTCAACCTTCTTCTAATCCTAATCCAGTAAAGCCTAATAATGTTAAACCTGCTACCCCTAACAATGTCAAAGATAGCCCAAGTAATTCTCAACCCTCATCGGAGAAAACTCCTGTTAAAAAAGAGAATTCTAATAATCCCCAGATAAAACAACCTACCACAGTCAACAAATTAAGTACACCGACTAATAGTGCAGAAGTTTTACTGAAACCTAATCCTGAAACAAAAAAAACTACTACCCCCCCGAAATTACCCCCAATTATCGAGAATCCAAGCAAGAAAGACAGTCAAGCACCATCTCCTTCTGCAAGAGAAATAATTAATCCTTCCGTCAACTCCTCTGGAGAAAAAGAGCAAGAAAAAAAAAGCCCTGAAAATGAAGTTATAATCAAAGAAAAAGACCCCGTGTCTTCTCCTGAATAA
- a CDS encoding TIGR02652 family protein, which produces MTNTNLQYPIFGPQIKCPHCRQTIDALTLTDSYLCPRHGAFEANPETEVLVHLQSGRQWRLWEHKWYRQHTHPDGIRFEIHEALDRLYTEGYRATKVIIAERYHNLISSYLDKGNNWQGNQESKLYKLYGLPVEFSHKSDAEPCWEVINFVLEKEKGTPSRYPYFRLFE; this is translated from the coding sequence ATGACTAATACCAATCTACAATATCCCATCTTTGGACCTCAAATAAAATGCCCCCATTGTCGTCAAACCATAGATGCTTTAACCCTAACAGATAGTTACCTATGTCCTCGTCATGGAGCTTTTGAGGCTAACCCTGAAACAGAAGTATTAGTTCATTTACAGTCGGGCAGACAATGGCGTTTGTGGGAGCATAAATGGTATCGTCAACATACTCATCCTGATGGTATTCGCTTTGAAATTCATGAAGCCTTAGATCGTCTTTATACTGAGGGATACCGTGCAACAAAAGTAATTATAGCAGAACGTTACCATAACCTAATTAGTTCTTATTTAGATAAAGGCAATAATTGGCAAGGAAATCAAGAAAGCAAATTATATAAACTATATGGGTTACCCGTAGAATTTAGTCATAAATCCGATGCCGAGCCTTGTTGGGAAGTGATTAACTTTGTCTTAGAAAAGGAAAAAGGCACACCTTCCCGTTATCCTTATTTTCGTCTTTTTGAATAA
- the arsB gene encoding ACR3 family arsenite efflux transporter has translation MGKSLNKCAEKAGSDLSFFEKYLTLWILICIVIGIGLGRIFPSLAQNLDLLNVYNVSIPIAICLFFMMYPIMVKIDFSQAVKAVKTPKPVILTLVVNWLIKPFSMVIFAQFFLGWLFAGWLQETEIIRGVEVSLSNSYIAGCILLGIAPCTAMVLMWGYLSYSNQAHTLVMVAVNSLTMLLLYAPLGKWLLSANDLIVPWQTIVLSVIIYVGLPLITALLSRYWIFKYKGRQWFENRFLSYLTPISITALLATLILLFAFKGELIINNPFHIILIAIPLLVQTNFIFLITYAIALKLDLVYEDAAPTALIGASNHFEVAIATAVMLFGLNSGAALATVVGVLIEVPVMLFLVEICKKTASWFKRDPEKATLLDPRLI, from the coding sequence ATGGGAAAGTCATTGAATAAGTGTGCAGAAAAAGCAGGAAGTGATTTAAGTTTTTTTGAAAAATATCTTACCCTCTGGATTCTGATTTGTATTGTTATCGGTATTGGTTTAGGGCGTATATTTCCATCTTTGGCACAAAACCTCGATCTCCTCAACGTTTATAATGTTTCTATTCCTATTGCCATATGTCTATTTTTCATGATGTATCCAATTATGGTGAAGATAGACTTTTCTCAAGCGGTAAAAGCAGTCAAAACACCGAAGCCCGTCATTTTAACTTTGGTTGTTAACTGGTTGATAAAACCCTTTTCAATGGTAATCTTTGCTCAATTTTTCTTGGGATGGCTATTTGCTGGTTGGTTACAGGAAACCGAGATAATTAGAGGAGTAGAAGTCAGTTTGAGTAATTCTTATATTGCAGGATGTATCTTGTTAGGTATTGCTCCTTGCACAGCAATGGTGTTAATGTGGGGTTATCTTTCCTATAGTAATCAGGCTCATACTTTGGTTATGGTAGCGGTAAACTCTTTGACGATGTTACTACTTTATGCACCGTTAGGAAAATGGTTATTATCGGCTAATGATTTAATTGTACCATGGCAAACAATTGTTTTATCAGTCATTATCTATGTGGGTTTACCATTAATAACTGCTTTGTTAAGTCGTTACTGGATTTTTAAATATAAAGGCAGACAATGGTTTGAAAATCGTTTTCTTTCTTATCTCACTCCTATTTCCATCACCGCTTTATTAGCAACTTTGATTCTCCTATTTGCGTTTAAAGGGGAATTAATCATTAATAATCCTTTCCATATTATCCTCATTGCTATTCCCTTATTAGTGCAAACCAACTTTATCTTCTTGATTACCTATGCCATAGCCCTAAAACTCGACTTAGTTTATGAAGATGCCGCCCCTACAGCTTTGATTGGTGCTAGTAATCATTTTGAAGTTGCGATCGCAACTGCGGTAATGTTATTTGGGTTAAATTCAGGAGCGGCTTTAGCCACAGTGGTAGGGGTATTAATAGAAGTGCCAGTAATGTTATTTTTAGTGGAAATTTGCAAGAAAACAGCATCATGGTTTAAAAGAGACCCAGAAAAAGCCACTTTACTAGACCCTAGACTAATTTAA
- a CDS encoding PilZ domain-containing protein, which produces MNNNVDINSINEQRQLRRILAVCRVLDLDHKFLGFTLDLNRSGIKIIVDKNFPSGDEFKIILSPVKEDEEISPDIVVKVEQKWRTSTNEEFDQIGGVIIEVDSPEYIEELIDYCDRRAKERYQLDWQ; this is translated from the coding sequence ATGAATAATAATGTTGATATTAATTCGATAAATGAACAGAGACAATTAAGACGTATTCTTGCTGTTTGCCGGGTGCTGGACTTGGATCATAAATTTTTAGGATTCACTCTCGACTTAAACCGTTCTGGAATTAAAATTATTGTCGATAAGAATTTTCCCTCTGGGGATGAGTTTAAAATTATCTTAAGTCCTGTTAAAGAGGATGAGGAAATAAGCCCTGATATTGTGGTTAAGGTAGAGCAGAAATGGAGAACTTCTACTAATGAGGAGTTTGATCAAATCGGCGGGGTGATTATAGAAGTTGATTCCCCTGAGTATATCGAGGAATTAATTGATTATTGCGATCGCCGTGCTAAGGAAAGATACCAATTAGATTGGCAATAA
- the aroC gene encoding chorismate synthase has product MSSIFGKLFTISTFGESHGGGVGVIVDGCPPRVEISAEEIQSELNRRKPGQSKITTPRQESDLCEIVSGVFQGKTLGTPIAILVRNKDARSQDYDEMAVKYRPSHADATYDAKYGIRNWQGGGRSSARETIGRVAGGAIAKKILHQIAGVEIIAYVKTIKDISASVDQETVTLEQVESNIVRCPDSVAAEKMIELIDQIRREKDSLGGVVECVVRNVPKGLGEPVFDKLEADLAKAIMSLPATKGFEIGSGFEGTLLTGSQHNDEFYLDEAGNTRTMTNRSGGIQGGISNGENIVIRAAFKPTATIGKEQKTVTKEGEETVLAAKGRHDPCVLPRAVPMVEAMVALVLCDHLLRHHAQCGLDI; this is encoded by the coding sequence ATGAGCAGTATATTTGGAAAATTATTCACTATATCAACTTTTGGAGAATCTCACGGTGGCGGAGTAGGGGTAATAGTGGATGGTTGCCCTCCCCGTGTTGAAATTAGTGCCGAAGAAATTCAATCAGAATTAAATCGTCGTAAACCCGGACAGAGTAAAATTACTACTCCCCGTCAAGAATCTGATTTATGCGAAATTGTATCAGGAGTTTTTCAGGGGAAAACATTAGGGACTCCCATCGCCATTCTAGTTAGAAATAAGGATGCTCGTTCCCAAGATTACGATGAAATGGCGGTTAAATATCGACCTTCTCACGCTGATGCTACCTATGATGCTAAATATGGTATTCGTAATTGGCAAGGTGGTGGACGTTCTTCCGCAAGGGAAACTATCGGTAGAGTGGCAGGAGGTGCGATCGCAAAAAAAATTCTTCATCAAATCGCAGGGGTTGAAATTATCGCCTATGTCAAAACTATCAAGGATATTAGTGCCAGTGTGGATCAAGAAACTGTTACTCTCGAACAAGTAGAAAGTAATATAGTTAGATGTCCTGATAGTGTAGCCGCCGAAAAGATGATCGAGTTAATTGATCAAATTAGACGGGAAAAAGACTCTTTAGGCGGTGTTGTGGAATGCGTCGTCAGAAACGTGCCTAAAGGTTTGGGTGAACCTGTTTTCGATAAATTAGAAGCTGATTTAGCTAAAGCAATTATGTCATTACCAGCTACTAAAGGCTTTGAAATTGGTTCTGGTTTTGAAGGAACATTATTAACAGGCAGTCAACATAATGATGAATTTTATCTTGATGAAGCAGGAAATACTCGTACTATGACAAACCGCTCTGGAGGTATTCAGGGGGGAATCAGTAACGGAGAGAATATTGTTATCCGGGCGGCATTTAAACCCACTGCTACCATTGGCAAAGAACAAAAAACCGTTACCAAAGAGGGAGAAGAAACTGTTTTAGCCGCAAAAGGCAGACATGATCCGTGTGTGTTACCAAGGGCTGTACCAATGGTTGAAGCAATGGTTGCGTTGGTACTATGTGATCATTTATTACGTCACCATGCTCAATGTGGCTTAGATATTTAG
- a CDS encoding sodium:solute symporter family protein has product MQTIDWIVVICYLIATMVLGVYLSKQASKSMEDFFVSGRNLSWWLAGTSMAATTFSIDTPLYICGVVATRGIAGNWEWWSFGIAHIVLIYIFARLWRRAEIVTDAELTEIRYGGKMAAVLRATKAFLFAVPINCIGIGYAMLAMVKVVSALQLWESLGLNVGESGKLWSVVAVSIFVLIYSGFSGLWGVVVTDFFQFFLALFGAIAVAVVSVNYVGGIHELVPAVQKATDIDVLSFVPLMKGEGLLNWQWSDVAGISLSTFSAYLLVQWWSFRRSDGGGEFIQRLVSAKDEAEAEKAAWFFNILNYIIRTWPWILVALVGIVIYPNLEDPELAYPKLMLDFLPPVILGIVVASLIAAFMSTVSTSINWGASYITNDLYRRFFAPNASQTQLVFAGRIASILVTFFGAIAAFYAKDITTIFRLVISIGTGPGLVLILRWYWWRINATAELAAMVAGFIIGLTSVIPNLNIFPSDFGYRLMIISGSTAIIWVTAMYLTPPESEETLNKFYLRVRPAGIGWQKQRETTGVSPLQNLQLDCLKVIASVLLLFGLMLAIGGFLLLQSATGWIALIIAVIGGFWLKQLNKKPIFPMPRPGSE; this is encoded by the coding sequence ATGCAGACTATAGATTGGATTGTTGTTATTTGTTATCTCATTGCCACAATGGTACTTGGAGTTTATCTTTCTAAACAAGCCTCAAAAAGTATGGAAGATTTTTTCGTATCAGGTAGGAATCTTTCTTGGTGGTTGGCAGGTACAAGTATGGCGGCGACAACCTTTTCTATTGATACTCCCCTTTATATTTGCGGTGTGGTAGCCACAAGAGGTATTGCTGGTAATTGGGAATGGTGGAGTTTTGGTATTGCCCATATTGTCTTAATTTATATTTTTGCTAGACTATGGCGTAGGGCGGAAATTGTTACCGATGCAGAGTTAACGGAAATTCGCTATGGAGGAAAAATGGCGGCAGTATTGAGGGCAACTAAAGCCTTTTTATTCGCTGTGCCAATTAATTGTATCGGTATTGGTTATGCTATGTTAGCTATGGTTAAGGTGGTTTCTGCACTGCAACTATGGGAAAGTCTGGGCTTAAATGTGGGAGAAAGCGGTAAGTTATGGAGTGTGGTGGCAGTTAGTATTTTTGTTTTAATCTATTCTGGTTTTTCGGGATTGTGGGGAGTTGTGGTAACAGACTTTTTTCAATTTTTTCTTGCTCTTTTTGGTGCGATCGCAGTTGCTGTTGTATCAGTGAATTATGTAGGTGGTATTCATGAATTAGTACCGGCGGTACAAAAAGCCACAGATATTGACGTACTTTCCTTCGTGCCTTTGATGAAAGGAGAAGGGCTGTTGAATTGGCAATGGAGTGATGTAGCAGGAATCAGTTTAAGTACCTTTTCTGCTTATTTATTGGTGCAGTGGTGGAGTTTTCGCCGTAGTGATGGGGGGGGAGAGTTTATCCAAAGATTAGTTTCTGCTAAGGATGAGGCAGAGGCAGAAAAAGCGGCATGGTTTTTCAATATCCTTAATTATATTATCCGCACTTGGCCTTGGATTTTAGTGGCATTAGTCGGTATTGTTATCTATCCTAACTTAGAAGATCCAGAATTAGCCTACCCGAAGTTGATGCTTGATTTTCTTCCCCCTGTTATCTTAGGGATTGTGGTAGCTTCGTTGATTGCCGCTTTTATGAGCACTGTTTCCACCTCTATTAACTGGGGGGCTTCTTACATCACCAATGACTTATATCGCCGTTTTTTTGCTCCTAATGCCTCTCAAACTCAATTAGTCTTTGCGGGTAGGATAGCTTCTATTTTAGTTACATTCTTCGGTGCGATCGCAGCTTTTTATGCAAAAGACATCACAACTATTTTTCGCCTAGTAATTTCCATCGGCACAGGCCCCGGATTAGTGTTAATTTTAAGATGGTATTGGTGGCGCATTAATGCCACAGCAGAATTAGCGGCAATGGTGGCAGGATTTATCATTGGTTTAACTAGCGTTATCCCCAACTTGAATATTTTTCCCTCAGATTTTGGTTATCGATTAATGATTATTTCAGGCTCAACCGCCATTATCTGGGTTACTGCCATGTATCTCACCCCTCCAGAGTCAGAAGAAACCCTCAACAAATTTTATTTAAGAGTGCGCCCGGCTGGAATTGGCTGGCAAAAACAACGGGAAACTACGGGAGTAAGCCCCTTACAAAATTTACAACTAGATTGCCTAAAAGTTATTGCTTCAGTGTTACTACTATTTGGTTTAATGTTAGCTATTGGTGGCTTTTTACTCTTACAATCTGCCACTGGATGGATAGCTTTAATTATTGCTGTCATCGGCGGTTTCTGGCTAAAGCAACTCAATAAAAAACCTATTTTCCCCATGCCACGCCCCGGAAGTGAGTGA
- a CDS encoding VOC family protein, which translates to MIHHISIRTADIIGAIAFYELLGFTVKERFTTGYTLACWLEGEGGRLELMQIPEPKPAPDAFNDEHYVGYYHFTLDITEKQIDLPTWLEQLKQKFWRESQKDNSKISPLKILLPPQQQMIENQVYEVAFIADIDNLPIEIIRLCEKSP; encoded by the coding sequence ATGATTCATCATATTTCAATTCGCACGGCTGATATAATAGGTGCGATCGCATTTTATGAATTATTAGGTTTTACGGTAAAGGAAAGATTCACCACCGGTTACACTCTTGCTTGTTGGCTAGAAGGAGAAGGAGGAAGACTAGAATTAATGCAAATACCAGAACCTAAACCAGCCCCAGATGCTTTTAATGATGAACACTATGTTGGTTATTATCACTTCACTTTAGATATTACAGAAAAACAAATAGATTTACCCACATGGTTAGAACAATTAAAACAAAAATTTTGGCGTGAAAGTCAAAAAGATAATTCTAAAATTTCACCGTTAAAAATTCTGCTTCCCCCTCAACAACAAATGATTGAAAATCAAGTATATGAAGTAGCTTTTATTGCTGATATAGATAACTTACCCATTGAAATAATTAGGCTTTGTGAAAAAAGTCCTTGA
- a CDS encoding urease accessory protein UreF codes for MSNYLLSLLQLCNSSLPLGAYSYSEGLEFLVENGNITNGESLRQWLENELFYGSIRIEGAIAFRAYNCYLNDDCKGLYYWNNWLSASRETKELREQSWQMGKSLCRLTLQLIPDDKKLKSVIDNFDSPCNSAIAFGIISAYSQIPSTEMLWGYLHSWLNNLVNGGVKLIPLGQTEGQKLIFNLHESIINTTQQIINLQDDQLASCSWGLSFASIHHETLYSRLFRS; via the coding sequence ATGTCAAATTATTTATTATCTTTACTACAGCTATGTAATTCTAGCTTACCTTTGGGGGCTTATAGTTATTCTGAAGGCTTAGAGTTTTTGGTAGAAAATGGCAATATCACCAATGGTGAAAGTTTACGACAATGGCTAGAAAATGAGTTATTTTACGGTTCAATTCGGATTGAGGGTGCGATCGCATTTCGAGCTTATAATTGTTATCTCAATGATGATTGTAAGGGATTATATTATTGGAATAACTGGCTAAGTGCCTCCCGTGAAACCAAAGAATTAAGAGAGCAAAGTTGGCAGATGGGGAAAAGTTTGTGTCGTCTAACTCTCCAGTTAATACCAGATGATAAAAAACTAAAATCTGTTATTGACAATTTTGATTCTCCCTGCAATAGTGCGATCGCATTTGGAATTATAAGTGCTTATAGTCAAATACCTTCAACAGAAATGCTATGGGGCTATCTCCACAGTTGGCTCAATAACCTAGTAAATGGAGGAGTTAAATTAATACCTTTAGGACAAACGGAAGGACAAAAATTGATTTTTAATTTACATGAATCTATTATTAATACTACTCAACAAATAATTAACCTTCAAGATGATCAATTAGCCTCCTGTAGTTGGGGTTTATCTTTTGCTAGTATCCATCACGAAACTTTATATAGTAGGCTTTTTCGTAGTTAA
- a CDS encoding thioredoxin domain-containing protein, whose product MTNHLINTQSLYLQKHAHNPINWWYWCDEALNLAKQEDKPIFLSIGYSSCHWCTVMEGEAFSDGAIASYLNDNFISIKVDREERPDIDSIYMTALQMMTGQGGWPLNIFLSPDDLVPFYGGTYFPIEPRYGRPGFLQILQALRDFYHDKSDKFISLKNEIVKGLETNSNIIFTSENQLTPELLQQGIANNSKVIARNDYGSPRFPMMPYSNITLQGGVKDKNYRDLAIRRALDLVNGGIYDHVGGGFHRYTVDATWTVPHFEKMLYDNGLIMEFLANLWANGVEISEIKRACEGIKDWLKREMTSEKGYFYAAQDADNFADIHHIEPEEGEFYVWSYQQLKEILSAEEFNAFIDTFIISEDGNFESKNVLQKREDKSINEIINNALDKLFKVRYGEERNSLEKFSPAKNNQEAKTFQWLGRIPPVTDTKMILAWNSLMISGLATAYGVFQDVSYLDLAEKATEFILNHQWENGRLHRLNYEGNVAVFAQSEDYSLFIKALLDLAQNHPTNTGFYLDQAIKIQAEFNQFCQDKEQGGYYNNAHDNSSDLLIREKSYIDNATPSPNGIAIANLVRLHLFTDEEKYLDEAEKTLKLFSDIMNKASTSCPSLFTALNWYLNRTSVKTTKDTKLQLIQKYLPNTVIRTDEELPSNSIAIVCRGVSCFEPATTITQLWQQLS is encoded by the coding sequence ATGACAAATCATCTTATTAACACTCAAAGTTTATACTTACAAAAACACGCCCATAATCCGATTAATTGGTGGTATTGGTGCGATGAAGCCCTTAATTTGGCAAAGCAGGAGGATAAGCCTATTTTTCTCTCTATTGGTTATTCTAGCTGTCACTGGTGTACCGTTATGGAAGGAGAAGCCTTTTCTGATGGTGCGATCGCATCTTACCTTAACGACAATTTTATCTCAATAAAAGTCGATCGGGAAGAACGCCCCGACATTGATAGCATCTATATGACAGCTTTGCAGATGATGACAGGGCAAGGAGGATGGCCTTTAAATATATTTCTTTCCCCCGATGATTTAGTACCTTTTTATGGTGGTACATATTTCCCCATTGAACCCCGTTATGGCAGACCGGGATTTTTACAGATTTTACAGGCTCTTCGTGATTTTTATCATGATAAATCAGATAAATTCATATCATTAAAAAACGAAATTGTCAAGGGTTTAGAAACAAATAGTAATATAATTTTTACCTCAGAAAATCAACTAACTCCAGAATTATTACAACAAGGTATTGCCAATAATAGTAAGGTTATCGCCAGAAATGATTATGGTTCACCCCGTTTCCCAATGATGCCTTACAGCAATATTACGTTGCAAGGGGGGGTAAAAGACAAAAATTACCGGGATTTGGCTATCAGAAGAGCCTTAGACTTAGTTAATGGCGGTATTTATGATCATGTAGGTGGAGGTTTTCACCGCTATACCGTTGATGCCACTTGGACTGTGCCTCACTTTGAAAAAATGCTCTATGATAATGGCTTAATTATGGAGTTTTTAGCAAATTTATGGGCTAATGGCGTTGAAATATCAGAAATAAAAAGAGCTTGTGAAGGTATAAAAGATTGGTTAAAAAGAGAAATGACTTCGGAAAAAGGTTATTTTTATGCGGCACAGGATGCGGATAATTTTGCGGATATTCATCACATTGAACCAGAAGAAGGAGAGTTTTATGTCTGGAGTTATCAACAATTAAAAGAGATATTATCAGCAGAAGAATTTAACGCTTTTATCGATACTTTTATCATTAGTGAAGATGGCAATTTTGAAAGTAAAAATGTTTTACAAAAAAGAGAAGATAAGTCCATTAATGAAATAATTAATAATGCCTTAGATAAACTCTTTAAAGTTCGTTATGGAGAAGAAAGAAACTCCTTAGAAAAGTTTTCTCCTGCTAAAAATAATCAAGAAGCAAAAACCTTTCAATGGTTAGGTAGAATACCTCCTGTCACAGACACAAAAATGATTCTTGCTTGGAATAGTTTAATGATTTCTGGGTTAGCAACTGCTTATGGTGTTTTTCAGGATGTTAGTTATTTAGATTTAGCGGAAAAAGCAACAGAATTCATCCTTAATCATCAATGGGAAAATGGACGTTTACATCGTCTTAATTATGAGGGAAATGTTGCAGTTTTCGCCCAAAGTGAAGATTATAGTTTATTTATTAAAGCCTTATTAGATTTAGCCCAAAATCATCCCACTAATACAGGTTTTTACTTAGATCAAGCCATAAAAATTCAAGCTGAATTTAATCAATTTTGTCAGGATAAAGAACAAGGAGGATATTATAACAATGCCCATGATAATAGCAGTGATTTATTAATTAGAGAAAAAAGTTATATCGATAATGCCACACCTTCTCCCAATGGAATTGCGATCGCAAATTTAGTTCGTTTGCACCTATTTACTGATGAAGAAAAATACCTAGATGAAGCAGAAAAAACCCTAAAATTATTTAGTGACATTATGAATAAAGCAAGTACCAGTTGTCCTAGTTTATTTACCGCCTTAAACTGGTATTTAAACCGCACCAGTGTCAAAACCACAAAAGATACAAAACTACAACTTATCCAAAAATACTTGCCCAATACCGTTATTCGTACCGATGAGGAATTACCATCTAATAGTATTGCTATCGTGTGTCGAGGAGTATCTTGTTTTGAACCTGCAACCACTATAACCCAACTGTGGCAACAATTAAGCTAG